A stretch of the Janthinobacterium sp. B9-8 genome encodes the following:
- a CDS encoding lysophospholipid acyltransferase family protein, which yields MIWLRSILYWLAVPVVTPIFCVIAILILPLPPVLRYRIIRGWSWIMLKWLKFTCGLTYRVEGVENLPVDPAVVMCKHQSAWETLALQHVFPPQVWVLKKELLKLPIFGWGLATLSPIAIDRSNRAEAQKQLIAQGKDRLAKGFWIVIFPEGTRVPSGGYKPYKQGGARLAVDLEVPIVPVALNSGEFWPKNSFLKWPGEITMVIGKPIEPAGRSPLELTQEVETWIENEIQRFGGVGPCYSPKK from the coding sequence ATGATTTGGTTGCGCTCCATTCTGTATTGGCTTGCTGTTCCTGTAGTAACTCCCATTTTCTGTGTGATTGCGATTTTGATTCTGCCGCTGCCTCCCGTGCTGCGCTATCGGATTATTCGTGGCTGGTCATGGATTATGCTCAAGTGGCTGAAATTCACTTGTGGCCTGACTTATCGCGTAGAAGGCGTTGAAAACCTGCCCGTAGATCCTGCCGTTGTGATGTGCAAGCATCAATCTGCATGGGAAACGCTGGCCTTGCAGCATGTATTTCCGCCACAAGTATGGGTGTTAAAAAAAGAGCTACTGAAATTGCCGATTTTTGGCTGGGGCTTAGCGACTTTATCGCCGATTGCGATCGATCGATCTAACCGTGCCGAGGCGCAAAAGCAGCTGATTGCCCAAGGTAAAGATCGCTTGGCTAAAGGCTTCTGGATTGTGATTTTCCCCGAAGGCACTCGCGTTCCATCGGGGGGCTACAAGCCTTATAAGCAGGGTGGGGCGCGTTTGGCGGTTGATTTAGAGGTGCCAATTGTGCCGGTGGCGCTTAATTCAGGCGAGTTTTGGCCAAAGAATTCCTTTTTAAAATGGCCGGGTGAAATCACCATGGTGATTGGCAAGCCTATCGAGCCTGCTGGTCGTAGCCCGCTAGAGCTAACGCAAGAAGTTGAAACGTGGATCGAAAATGAAATCCAGCGTTTTGGCGGTGTTGGCCCTTGTTACTCGCCTAAAAAATGA
- the glyS gene encoding glycine--tRNA ligase subunit beta, translated as MSNLVSQTLLIEIFTEELPPKALPKLGAVFASGIFDELVKLGFVAKDAEVESFASPRRLAVSIANVLAVQPDQAIERRGPAVASGLKDGVPTPALAGFARSCGVDVAQLAQGSDGKQDVYIFSSVKTGEALTKVLSGIIAATLKKLPAPKMMRWGDRDGQFIRPVHGLVVLHGDDVVPAQFLHLEAGRSTLGHRFLSSGEIELANADEYAARLFDDGFVEASFDARRALIADQLKNACTELNAQIAPSDGLLDEVTALVEWPVVYTGNFDEKFLDVPQECLILSMQQHQKYFPLLDQNGKLLPKFLVVSNLETPDPSHIIHGNERVLRARLSDAEFFFEQDKKKKLESRVPQLANVVYHNKIGSQFERVERLQKIAGAIAVKLNANVADCKRAAYLAKADLIADMVGEFPELQGVMGMYYARIDGENEAVANAIEGHYHPRFAGDTLPVGAVAQAVSLADKLESIVGIYGIGLIPTGDKDPFALRRAALGVLRMVLDLPLDLKELLSITAEAFPAGVVADGTVEGVYGFMQDRLKNYLAADYPAADIDAVLALNPTLLNEMVIRLQAVAAFKALPEATALAAANKRIRNILKKVEGDLPELNAALLSDAAEIALHAELLKLQPVVSSALASQDFTGALKALSALKEPVDAFFDSVMVMAEDLAVRGNRQALLAALASLMNRVAELSLLAE; from the coding sequence ATGTCCAATCTTGTATCTCAAACACTGCTGATTGAAATTTTTACCGAAGAATTGCCACCCAAAGCACTGCCTAAATTAGGCGCAGTGTTTGCAAGTGGTATTTTTGATGAATTAGTCAAGCTAGGCTTTGTGGCTAAAGACGCCGAAGTAGAGTCGTTTGCCAGCCCGCGCCGCCTAGCCGTATCGATCGCCAATGTGCTGGCTGTGCAGCCGGACCAAGCCATCGAGCGCCGAGGCCCAGCTGTGGCTTCTGGTTTAAAAGACGGCGTGCCAACGCCTGCCTTAGCAGGCTTTGCCCGTAGCTGCGGTGTGGATGTAGCGCAATTAGCGCAGGGCTCGGATGGCAAACAAGACGTTTATATCTTTTCCTCGGTTAAAACCGGCGAAGCGCTGACTAAAGTTTTGTCGGGCATTATTGCGGCCACGCTTAAAAAACTGCCAGCGCCAAAAATGATGCGCTGGGGTGATCGGGACGGCCAGTTTATTCGTCCGGTACATGGCCTTGTGGTGCTGCACGGTGATGATGTGGTACCTGCGCAGTTTCTGCATTTAGAAGCGGGCCGCAGCACGTTGGGCCATCGTTTCTTGTCGAGCGGCGAGATTGAATTGGCCAATGCCGATGAATACGCAGCTCGCCTGTTTGATGATGGCTTTGTAGAGGCGAGCTTTGATGCACGCCGCGCGTTGATCGCCGATCAGCTAAAAAACGCCTGCACTGAGCTGAATGCACAGATTGCGCCATCAGATGGTTTGCTGGATGAAGTGACTGCGCTGGTTGAATGGCCGGTGGTGTATACCGGTAATTTTGATGAGAAATTCCTGGATGTGCCGCAAGAGTGCTTGATCTTATCGATGCAGCAACATCAGAAATACTTCCCGCTGCTCGATCAAAATGGCAAATTGCTGCCTAAATTTTTAGTGGTTTCTAATCTAGAAACGCCAGACCCTAGCCATATTATTCATGGCAACGAACGCGTATTGCGCGCGCGTCTTTCGGATGCTGAGTTCTTCTTTGAGCAAGATAAAAAGAAGAAGCTTGAATCTCGCGTGCCGCAGCTCGCCAATGTGGTTTATCACAATAAGATTGGTAGCCAGTTTGAGCGTGTAGAGCGCCTGCAAAAAATTGCCGGTGCCATTGCTGTGAAGCTGAATGCTAATGTGGCCGATTGCAAACGCGCCGCTTATTTAGCTAAGGCCGATTTGATCGCCGATATGGTGGGCGAATTCCCTGAGCTGCAAGGCGTGATGGGCATGTATTACGCCCGTATCGATGGTGAAAACGAAGCAGTAGCTAATGCCATTGAAGGGCATTACCACCCACGTTTTGCAGGGGATACCTTGCCCGTTGGCGCGGTAGCACAGGCTGTTTCGCTGGCGGATAAGCTGGAATCTATCGTGGGGATTTATGGCATTGGCTTGATCCCAACAGGCGACAAAGATCCATTTGCCTTACGCCGTGCCGCGCTGGGTGTCTTGCGTATGGTGCTGGATTTACCGCTGGATCTGAAAGAATTGCTCAGCATTACTGCGGAAGCTTTCCCTGCTGGTGTGGTGGCTGATGGTACGGTTGAGGGCGTGTATGGCTTTATGCAAGATCGCCTGAAAAACTATCTGGCAGCCGATTACCCTGCTGCCGATATCGATGCCGTCTTAGCGCTGAACCCAACGCTGCTGAACGAAATGGTGATTCGCTTGCAAGCTGTTGCGGCGTTTAAAGCCCTGCCAGAAGCGACTGCTCTGGCTGCGGCCAATAAGCGCATTCGCAATATCTTGAAAAAAGTCGAAGGCGATTTGCCTGAGCTGAATGCGGCTTTGTTGAGCGATGCGGCTGAAATTGCCCTGCATGCCGAGCTATTAAAGTTGCAACCTGTGGTGAGCAGTGCCTTGGCAAGTCAAGATTTTACTGGCGCACTGAAAGCACTGAGCGCTTTAAAAGAGCCCGTCGATGCGTTTTTTGATTCGGTGATGGTGATGGCGGAAGACTTAGCGGTGCGTGGCAATCGCCAAGCCCTGCTCGCCGCACTAGCCAGTCTGATGAACCGCGTGGCTGAGTTGTCTTTATTGGCAGAGTAA
- a CDS encoding response regulator, with translation MQQRFFQEQMGKLTAFQLRVVSFVLLIAGWLAIAFFSNGAGSVPILLGLIWFVVLWLLVQRKQINGLQKEIKQRVELQALLVEKNERLSSAEQAIERACFEAEVAHQQVVEMSNALPLVVFQMQAHQDGTHFYNFINQRVEQVLGVSAEDLNIDPELRWRYVHDDDKAFAQNAVRDASARICAGQTANTIEMTVRVLLQEQLHWVLFSCCPSPPLPDGSVIWNGYYQDITKRKHAEDELRESEAYNKMLFQESHRPLVVHDPQANGFIDCNEAAVKIYGFASKEELLGKTPLDVSAPFQYDGTDTKTAMERQDHSALEHGIEAFEWRHQRANGEIWDAMVYLMLFNYHGRQLLQFTLDDITERKRAERKILFNRYVVENAGAMLWLDAETAQIQYVNKAAIEYLGYSAEQCLTLTVPDIDPDFDLDRYHGAVQALRESGKPNTFETRHLCADGRILDVEITSSLVEDDERMLVIASSKDITSQKKVEAAMLRAKEIAEDATQMKSDFLANMSHEIRTPMNAIIGLSHLALKTELNPRQLDYVKKIQQSGQHLLGIINDVLDFSKIEAGKLTVEKSEFNLDELLDNVANLVSEKAYAKNLELIFDVGLDVPINLIGDSLRLSQILINYANNAVKFTEQGEIDILIRLRESTDGEVLLYFAVQDTGIGLTAEQVSRLFQSFQQADASTSRKYGGTGLGLAISKKLAELMGGEVGVTSELGQGSTFWFTARLGVSRRTGRALPARDLHSLRVLVVDDNQSARVVLADMLSSMHFIVSKAASGVAALDAVTQAASTQPFDIILLDWQMPGMTGIETAELIQALGLEPAPRLVIVTAYGREDVLEQCKAMGIEHVLIKPINASLMFDTLMHILGESHSESYIQGNSALLLSNLTAIQGARVLLAEDNLINQMVAAELLRDAGLVVEIAANGRIALEMAQAQPYDIILMDMQMPEVNGIEATYALRALPALARLPIVAMTANAMQVDRERCLEAGMVDFISKPIEPEALFKTLLRWIKPQQGMAAAQAEPASLLPEQILGLDRVAGMHHVLGKEDRYIAMLQGFSLQQAHTGLEIRAALDQGDSIRAERLARTLKGLADNIGAASLRRVAAAVEEGIHQGSLRDETLSVLQASLAKQVAAIKAALPATSQTIITEDNFDSLA, from the coding sequence TACCGATTTTGCTTGGTTTGATCTGGTTTGTGGTTTTATGGCTACTGGTTCAGCGTAAGCAAATAAACGGCCTACAGAAAGAGATAAAACAGCGGGTGGAGCTGCAGGCGCTGTTAGTTGAAAAAAATGAGCGGCTTAGTAGTGCAGAACAGGCGATTGAGCGTGCTTGCTTTGAGGCAGAAGTGGCTCATCAGCAAGTCGTAGAAATGTCGAATGCCCTGCCTTTAGTGGTTTTTCAAATGCAGGCCCATCAAGATGGAACGCATTTTTATAACTTTATTAACCAAAGGGTGGAACAGGTGCTGGGGGTTTCTGCGGAGGATCTAAATATCGATCCCGAGCTGCGCTGGCGTTATGTGCACGATGACGATAAAGCATTTGCACAAAATGCGGTTCGGGATGCATCGGCCAGGATTTGCGCAGGGCAAACAGCGAATACCATTGAAATGACGGTGCGTGTTTTGCTGCAAGAACAATTGCACTGGGTCTTATTTAGCTGTTGCCCTTCTCCACCTCTGCCCGATGGCTCGGTGATTTGGAATGGTTATTACCAGGATATTACCAAGCGCAAGCATGCCGAAGACGAGCTTCGTGAAAGTGAAGCCTATAATAAAATGCTATTTCAAGAATCGCACCGGCCTTTGGTGGTGCACGATCCTCAGGCCAATGGCTTTATTGATTGCAATGAAGCAGCAGTTAAAATTTACGGCTTTGCCAGTAAAGAAGAATTATTAGGCAAAACGCCACTCGATGTTTCTGCGCCTTTTCAATATGACGGTACAGATACTAAAACGGCGATGGAGCGGCAAGATCACTCGGCGCTTGAACATGGCATTGAGGCGTTTGAATGGCGGCATCAGCGGGCAAATGGCGAAATATGGGACGCCATGGTTTATTTAATGCTCTTTAATTATCATGGCCGACAATTATTGCAATTTACGCTGGATGATATTACTGAGCGAAAACGCGCCGAAAGAAAAATCCTGTTTAATCGTTATGTGGTAGAAAATGCAGGCGCCATGCTATGGCTTGATGCAGAGACGGCGCAAATACAATATGTAAATAAAGCTGCAATTGAATATTTGGGTTATTCGGCAGAGCAATGCCTGACGCTTACCGTGCCGGATATTGATCCTGATTTTGATTTAGATCGTTATCATGGCGCTGTGCAGGCTTTGCGCGAATCGGGTAAACCGAACACCTTTGAAACACGGCACCTCTGCGCGGATGGCCGCATTCTTGATGTAGAAATCACTTCTTCCTTAGTTGAAGATGATGAAAGAATGCTGGTTATTGCAAGTAGTAAAGATATTACTTCGCAAAAAAAAGTAGAAGCTGCAATGCTGCGCGCTAAAGAAATAGCGGAAGATGCCACGCAAATGAAATCTGATTTTCTGGCGAATATGAGCCATGAAATCCGTACGCCCATGAATGCGATTATTGGCCTTAGTCATTTGGCGCTTAAAACCGAGCTTAATCCTCGGCAATTAGATTATGTAAAAAAAATACAGCAATCAGGCCAGCATCTCTTGGGTATTATTAATGATGTATTGGATTTTTCTAAAATTGAAGCAGGTAAATTAACTGTAGAGAAAAGTGAGTTTAATTTAGATGAGCTATTAGATAATGTAGCAAACCTTGTTTCTGAAAAAGCCTATGCAAAAAATCTGGAGTTGATTTTTGATGTAGGCTTGGATGTGCCGATTAATTTAATAGGCGATTCATTACGCTTAAGCCAGATCTTAATTAATTATGCAAATAATGCGGTGAAATTTACCGAGCAGGGTGAAATTGATATTCTTATCCGGCTGCGTGAATCCACCGATGGCGAAGTGCTATTGTATTTTGCAGTGCAAGACACCGGCATTGGCCTGACGGCAGAGCAGGTGAGTCGCCTGTTTCAAAGCTTTCAGCAGGCAGATGCCTCTACATCGCGCAAATACGGCGGCACGGGTTTAGGTTTGGCCATTTCCAAAAAGCTGGCTGAGCTGATGGGGGGCGAAGTGGGCGTGACTAGTGAATTGGGTCAGGGCTCTACTTTTTGGTTTACGGCCAGATTAGGCGTAAGCCGCCGCACAGGGCGTGCTTTGCCTGCGCGTGATTTGCACTCTTTACGTGTGCTGGTGGTGGATGACAATCAGAGCGCCCGCGTGGTGCTGGCCGATATGCTCAGCAGTATGCATTTTATTGTGAGTAAGGCGGCTTCTGGTGTTGCTGCTCTTGATGCGGTGACTCAGGCGGCGAGCACTCAGCCTTTTGATATTATTTTGCTCGATTGGCAAATGCCGGGCATGACAGGGATAGAAACGGCTGAATTGATTCAGGCCTTGGGGCTAGAGCCCGCGCCGCGCCTTGTTATAGTGACTGCCTATGGCCGGGAAGATGTGTTGGAGCAGTGTAAAGCGATGGGGATTGAGCATGTTTTAATTAAGCCCATCAATGCTTCTTTGATGTTCGATACCTTGATGCACATTCTGGGTGAGTCGCATTCCGAGTCGTATATACAGGGTAATTCAGCGTTGCTTTTGAGTAATTTAACGGCCATTCAGGGCGCGCGGGTTTTATTGGCTGAAGATAATTTAATTAATCAAATGGTGGCGGCCGAGCTACTCAGAGATGCGGGCCTTGTGGTGGAGATTGCGGCAAATGGTCGTATTGCTTTGGAAATGGCGCAGGCTCAACCCTACGATATTATCCTGATGGATATGCAAATGCCTGAAGTCAATGGCATTGAGGCCACTTATGCCTTGCGTGCTTTACCCGCATTAGCCAGGCTACCGATTGTGGCGATGACTGCCAATGCTATGCAGGTAGATAGAGAACGCTGCCTTGAAGCGGGCATGGTTGATTTTATTAGCAAGCCCATCGAGCCTGAGGCTTTGTTTAAAACGCTGCTGCGCTGGATTAAACCTCAGCAGGGCATGGCAGCCGCTCAAGCTGAGCCTGCCAGCTTGTTGCCTGAGCAGATATTAGGTTTAGACAGGGTGGCAGGTATGCACCATGTGCTGGGTAAAGAAGATCGCTACATTGCCATGTTGCAAGGCTTTAGCCTTCAGCAAGCCCATACCGGGCTTGAAATACGTGCCGCACTCGATCAGGGTGATTCAATAAGAGCCGAGCGCCTGGCGCGTACTTTAAAAGGGCTTGCTGACAATATTGGGGCGGCTAGTTTGCGGCGTGTGGCTGCTGCGGTAGAAGAGGGGATTCATCAGGGCTCGCTGCGGGATGAAACCTTATCGGTGTTGCAAGCATCATTGGCTAAGCAGGTTGCGGCGATTAAGGCGGCGTTACCCGCCACATCTCAAACCATAATAACGGAAGACAATTTTGATTCTCTGGCGTGA
- the glyQ gene encoding glycine--tRNA ligase subunit alpha — MLTFQEILLTLQNYWGRNGCALLQPYDIEVGAGTFHTATFLRALGPEPWNAAYVQPSRRPKDGRYGENPNRLQHYYQFQVALKPSPDNIQDLYLGSLRELGIDTSVHDIRFVEDDWESPSLGAWGLGWEVWLNGMEVTQFTYFQQVGGIDCKPVLGEITYGVERLAMYLQGVENVYDLIWTVYPNGQKVTYGDIYHQNEVEQSTYNFEHANVPLLLDLFNKFESEAARLMEANLALPGYEMVMKCSHVFNLLDARGAISVTERAAYIGRVRTLSRLVARAYYDSREALGFPMCQVATA; from the coding sequence ATGCTGACTTTCCAAGAAATTCTGCTCACGCTGCAAAACTATTGGGGCCGTAATGGTTGCGCCTTGTTGCAGCCTTACGATATTGAAGTAGGTGCGGGTACCTTTCATACCGCAACATTTCTGCGAGCCCTTGGCCCAGAGCCTTGGAATGCCGCCTATGTGCAGCCTTCACGCCGACCTAAAGACGGCCGTTACGGTGAAAACCCGAATCGCTTGCAACACTATTATCAGTTTCAGGTGGCTTTAAAGCCGTCACCAGACAATATCCAGGATTTGTATTTGGGTAGCTTGCGCGAGCTGGGCATCGATACCAGCGTGCATGATATTCGCTTTGTAGAAGATGATTGGGAAAGCCCGAGTCTGGGTGCATGGGGCCTAGGTTGGGAAGTCTGGCTGAACGGGATGGAAGTCACCCAGTTCACCTATTTCCAGCAGGTTGGCGGTATTGATTGCAAGCCGGTATTGGGCGAGATCACTTACGGCGTTGAGCGTCTGGCCATGTATTTGCAAGGCGTAGAAAACGTTTATGACTTGATCTGGACAGTTTATCCAAACGGCCAGAAAGTGACTTACGGCGATATCTACCATCAAAATGAAGTAGAACAATCGACTTATAATTTTGAGCACGCCAATGTGCCGCTGCTGCTTGATTTATTCAATAAATTTGAAAGCGAAGCAGCCCGCCTGATGGAAGCCAATTTGGCATTGCCAGGCTACGAGATGGTGATGAAGTGCTCGCATGTGTTTAATTTGCTGGATGCCCGTGGTGCGATTTCGGTGACCGAACGCGCCGCTTATATTGGTCGTGTTCGCACGCTTTCACGCTTGGTGGCCAGAGCCTATTACGACTCGCGTGAAGCTTTGGGTTTCCCTATGTGCCAAGTGGCGACGGCTTAA
- a CDS encoding bifunctional ADP-dependent NAD(P)H-hydrate dehydratase/NAD(P)H-hydrate epimerase, with protein MINPSLFLSSKLKQIEAAAAAAGLPLMQRAGQCSADWVIKHHPEAQTIYVLAGPGNNGGDALVTATLLHLAGKTVLLRMSAPSGPMPAQKALAAWLAHGGKILSNTPSQADLAIDGLYGIGLNRQLSDADQQIIAELQALACPVIALDIPSGLMADSGDATATIHATHTLSFIAHKPGLFTGKGCDLAGEISLHDLQIPSDLFLAPDGHLQTQAPSSIAQLRRKPDSHKGSYGTVGVIGGAAGMIGAALLAGRAALHMGTGRVVLGLLDTSLNVDSVQPELMLHSAEDALHHPALTLLAVGPGLGQSTEALELLKQSIASPLPLLLDADALNLLAGSAELAAAMRQRTAASILTPHPAEAARLLHTSTQAVQANRIESAQALAQRYKATVLLKGAGSICANEQSWSINASGNAALASAGQGDVLSGIIAALLAQGLGPLEAVQSGSWLHGRAADDWRRIHPNGIGLTASETISYARGALNQVLGAS; from the coding sequence ATGATCAATCCCTCACTTTTTCTGAGCAGCAAGCTCAAGCAAATTGAAGCTGCAGCTGCAGCAGCTGGCTTACCACTCATGCAAAGAGCGGGGCAATGCAGTGCCGACTGGGTTATTAAACACCACCCCGAGGCGCAAACCATTTATGTGCTGGCTGGCCCTGGCAATAATGGAGGGGACGCCTTGGTCACAGCCACCCTGCTCCATCTTGCTGGCAAAACAGTTTTACTCCGTATGAGCGCCCCATCTGGCCCTATGCCCGCCCAAAAAGCATTGGCCGCATGGCTGGCGCACGGCGGGAAAATACTAAGCAACACGCCCAGTCAGGCCGATTTAGCCATTGATGGTCTGTACGGCATCGGCTTAAACCGCCAACTGAGTGATGCAGACCAGCAAATCATTGCAGAGCTGCAGGCACTGGCCTGCCCGGTGATTGCTTTGGATATTCCCAGCGGATTAATGGCAGATAGCGGCGATGCCACAGCCACCATTCATGCCACACACACCCTGAGCTTTATTGCTCACAAGCCTGGCTTATTTACCGGCAAAGGCTGTGATCTGGCGGGAGAGATCAGCCTGCATGATTTACAAATACCGAGTGATCTGTTTCTTGCCCCGGATGGCCATTTGCAAACTCAAGCGCCATCCAGCATTGCGCAACTTCGACGCAAGCCGGATAGTCATAAAGGCAGTTACGGCACGGTGGGCGTAATAGGCGGTGCAGCAGGGATGATTGGCGCGGCACTGCTGGCTGGCCGGGCGGCTTTGCATATGGGCACTGGACGCGTTGTGCTTGGCCTGCTGGATACCTCGCTGAACGTAGATTCTGTGCAGCCCGAGCTGATGTTACACAGTGCAGAAGATGCACTTCACCACCCCGCACTCACCCTGCTTGCTGTCGGCCCCGGCCTTGGTCAGAGTACCGAAGCCTTGGAGCTACTCAAGCAAAGCATCGCCAGCCCCTTACCTCTGCTGCTAGATGCAGATGCGCTTAATTTACTGGCAGGCTCCGCAGAGCTAGCCGCCGCAATGCGGCAACGCACTGCCGCAAGTATTCTCACGCCACACCCAGCCGAAGCCGCAAGGCTGCTACATACCAGCACTCAAGCCGTGCAAGCCAATCGAATAGAATCCGCCCAGGCCCTCGCACAGCGCTATAAAGCCACCGTACTGCTCAAAGGAGCAGGCTCCATATGTGCGAACGAGCAAAGCTGGAGCATCAACGCCAGCGGCAATGCAGCCCTTGCCAGCGCAGGGCAAGGCGATGTGCTCTCCGGCATCATCGCCGCCCTGCTCGCACAAGGCCTTGGCCCGCTAGAAGCCGTGCAAAGCGGCAGCTGGCTGCACGGCCGCGCTGCGGACGATTGGCGCAGAATACATCCCAATGGGATTGGCTTAACCGCGAGTGAAACGATTAGCTATGCCAGAGGAGCGTTGAATCAGGTTTTGGGGGCGAGTTAG
- a CDS encoding M48 family metallopeptidase has translation MTAYSLRLADRELPYQLERSSRRRSIGLKITAHGLTVILPARAPLKEAERAIESKLKWILAKLATPMIAPAALAVGSSVLWLGQAKFVQRCAGRTRLDEDVLYVAEQTPLPATLTRFYQRSAKSYFLQRLAYWSEQMGLQPRQLFLSSAKSRWGSCTALGDIRLNWRLIQAPPQVIDYVVIHELAHLAELNHSARFWAIVASACPDWKTHRLWLKQNGAKLFAW, from the coding sequence ATGACCGCGTATTCCTTGCGTCTGGCTGATCGTGAGCTGCCTTATCAGCTGGAGCGCAGTAGCCGTCGGCGCTCGATTGGTTTAAAAATTACCGCCCATGGCTTAACCGTGATCCTGCCTGCCCGCGCGCCTTTAAAAGAAGCCGAGCGAGCTATCGAGAGTAAATTAAAGTGGATTCTGGCCAAGCTGGCTACACCGATGATTGCTCCAGCTGCATTGGCAGTGGGCAGCAGCGTGCTTTGGCTGGGCCAGGCTAAGTTTGTGCAGCGCTGTGCTGGCCGAACCCGGCTGGATGAAGATGTGTTGTATGTGGCAGAACAAACGCCTTTACCCGCTACGCTAACGCGCTTTTATCAGCGCAGCGCCAAGTCTTATTTTCTGCAAAGGCTGGCATACTGGAGCGAACAAATGGGCTTGCAGCCACGGCAGCTTTTCTTAAGCTCGGCTAAAAGTCGCTGGGGAAGTTGCACTGCCTTAGGCGATATTCGTCTGAACTGGCGCTTGATTCAGGCCCCGCCTCAAGTGATTGATTATGTGGTGATTCACGAGCTGGCGCATTTGGCAGAATTAAATCATTCCGCACGTTTCTGGGCCATCGTCGCAAGCGCTTGCCCAGATTGGAAAACGCATCGACTCTGGCTAAAGCAAAACGGGGCAAAGCTGTTTGCTTGGTAG
- the gmhB gene encoding D-glycero-beta-D-manno-heptose 1,7-bisphosphate 7-phosphatase — translation MKLLILDRDGVINEDSPDYIKTPEEWQPIAGSLEAIGELSRSGWTIVVATNQSAIGRKMIAVEALNRIHAKMHRAIAEQGGHVDAVFFCPHSPDAGCVCRKPNPGMILDIASRFHVATTQLAMVGDSLRDLQAIAAVGGKPVLVRTGNGLKTEQKGLLPEGTQVFDDLAAFAAHLLVVSSAGLVG, via the coding sequence ATGAAGTTATTGATTCTCGACCGCGACGGCGTAATCAATGAAGACAGCCCGGACTATATCAAGACGCCGGAAGAGTGGCAGCCGATTGCAGGCAGCTTAGAAGCCATCGGTGAGTTATCCCGTTCGGGTTGGACGATCGTGGTGGCGACCAATCAAAGCGCCATTGGCCGCAAAATGATTGCGGTTGAGGCACTTAATCGTATTCATGCCAAGATGCACCGCGCCATTGCCGAGCAGGGTGGCCATGTGGATGCGGTGTTTTTTTGCCCTCATTCGCCCGATGCAGGTTGCGTTTGCCGCAAGCCTAATCCCGGCATGATCTTAGATATTGCCAGCCGCTTTCATGTGGCTACTACGCAATTGGCGATGGTGGGTGATTCTCTTCGTGATTTGCAAGCCATTGCCGCTGTTGGTGGTAAGCCGGTGCTGGTTCGTACTGGTAATGGTCTTAAAACTGAACAGAAAGGCCTGTTGCCCGAGGGTACGCAGGTATTTGACGATTTGGCGGCATTTGCTGCGCATTTACTTGTCGTCAGTTCTGCTGGATTGGTGGGGTAG
- a CDS encoding surface-adhesin E family protein: protein MIRYLLLITLLAGCGKFEDEVYGPLEVPKEGDWRSYGTMADYEMLVDVKSITHDDDYAPTKYTYVWLQQKFNEDQTDEITKKKYRLKYSRHAIDCPSKKMAGVLSDLRDEENEQVARYDIPGFQWEFDEPPANSFGGDFVRQVCKIMAEKEAKAKLEEN, encoded by the coding sequence ATGATCCGCTATCTGCTGTTGATTACTCTTTTGGCTGGCTGTGGGAAATTTGAAGATGAGGTTTACGGCCCGCTTGAAGTTCCAAAAGAAGGCGATTGGCGTAGTTATGGCACGATGGCGGATTATGAAATGCTGGTCGATGTGAAGTCGATTACGCACGACGATGATTACGCTCCAACCAAGTACACCTATGTTTGGTTACAGCAGAAGTTTAATGAAGATCAAACTGATGAAATAACCAAAAAGAAATATCGCTTAAAGTATTCACGTCATGCGATTGATTGCCCGTCCAAAAAAATGGCGGGTGTTTTAAGCGATTTGCGTGATGAGGAAAACGAGCAGGTGGCACGTTACGATATTCCGGGTTTTCAGTGGGAATTTGATGAGCCGCCTGCTAATAGCTTTGGCGGTGATTTTGTTCGCCAAGTTTGTAAAATCATGGCCGAGAAAGAAGCTAAAGCTAAATTAGAAGAGAATTAA